In Flavobacterium gelatinilyticum, a genomic segment contains:
- the tssD gene encoding type VI secretion system tube protein TssD, whose protein sequence is MSFLTSLTVAGKDYKVLNVSYDLAQETDASGRPSTVTRGGRIMIEVESTGSTELFEWMTNNFERKDGSVKFIKRDSNATLKELKFTEAYMVKYKENFDHNSDNPLTETFMISARKISMGGGEFDNAWV, encoded by the coding sequence ATGTCGTTTTTAACATCATTGACAGTTGCAGGAAAAGATTACAAAGTTCTTAACGTAAGTTATGATTTGGCTCAGGAAACAGATGCATCCGGGCGTCCTTCTACGGTAACACGCGGAGGAAGAATCATGATCGAAGTAGAATCAACAGGAAGCACAGAGTTGTTTGAATGGATGACCAACAATTTCGAAAGAAAAGACGGATCTGTAAAATTCATTAAACGTGATTCTAACGCTACCCTGAAAGAGTTGAAATTTACTGAGGCTTACATGGTTAAGTACAAAGAAAACTTTGATCATAACAGTGACAATCCTTTAACGGAAACTTTTATGATTTCTGCGCGCAAGATTTCGATGGGCGGAGGTGAATTTGATAATGCCTGGGTATAA
- a CDS encoding GPW/gp25 family protein, with protein sequence MKGAFYKLPIDFNTILQKKELEKTSIEHSIAQQIILLATTTFGECKFDETFGSKIWEIDFDLLMNENGLKEIISKTMKQSLLLHENRIKVMELKVELSEVQYLVDNVNRAKKRVDIIIEATIKSTNRDFNFRGYFFVGPLSYQ encoded by the coding sequence ATGAAAGGAGCTTTTTATAAACTGCCAATCGATTTTAATACAATTCTTCAAAAAAAAGAATTAGAAAAAACATCTATTGAACATTCTATCGCGCAGCAAATCATTTTACTGGCCACAACTACTTTTGGCGAATGCAAATTTGATGAAACCTTTGGATCAAAAATATGGGAAATAGATTTTGATTTACTAATGAATGAAAACGGCCTGAAAGAAATTATTTCCAAAACAATGAAGCAGTCTTTGCTTTTGCACGAAAACAGAATAAAAGTAATGGAACTCAAAGTTGAACTTTCAGAAGTTCAATATTTAGTAGATAATGTTAACAGAGCAAAAAAAAGAGTTGATATTATTATCGAAGCGACTATAAAAAGTACCAACAGAGACTTCAATTTTAGAGGATATTTCTTTGTAGGACCATTGTCCTATCAATAA
- the tssD gene encoding type VI secretion system tube protein TssD: MSFLAKLEIDNEVFNVLEFDILFSQNIDNNGKPANKTKGGQVKIVVESTHTDLFSDWMVSKNSVKDGKVIFYRRDAMSTMKSIAFKKAYCISFRKRFNSEGSVPMTTEILITSNEVKVGNTMFENNWKTI; this comes from the coding sequence ATGAGTTTTTTAGCCAAATTAGAAATAGATAATGAAGTTTTTAATGTTTTAGAATTTGATATTCTTTTTTCTCAAAATATTGATAATAACGGAAAACCAGCCAACAAAACAAAGGGCGGACAGGTGAAAATTGTAGTAGAGAGTACACATACTGATTTATTCTCAGACTGGATGGTTTCGAAGAATAGTGTAAAAGATGGTAAAGTTATTTTTTATCGCAGGGATGCTATGAGTACAATGAAAAGTATAGCGTTTAAAAAAGCCTATTGCATTTCATTTCGTAAAAGGTTCAACAGCGAAGGATCAGTTCCTATGACTACTGAAATTTTAATTACTTCTAATGAAGTAAAAGTAGGGAATACAATGTTTGAAAATAACTGGAAAACGATTTAA
- a CDS encoding phage baseplate assembly protein V, whose protein sequence is MALQTATTIKIGETLIGNFINLEIIQKIHDHHTFSFEVRQDLLVDEFKSIMPASQKFYGEKVSIEIKPIEGLDELIGTDPRDYIMQFYGVVTSVKMQKSQIKDIEETFLIQGHSLSILLEDGPQFNSFTSLPLQDIVNKVKSGYDIDMEVKPYYKDTLSYTVQYNESSFEFLNRLAKRHGQWFYYNGRTLIFGSPGGIGGQPKLYSGVNMQDFRYDIQLAPSNFKIIENDNRKGEYAAGETLKYRKEADGFHQNFINKSNKIFNKQTLIQRNQNAVGSNGSTTVEEYAKNKMRSILGTMMQVEAISDLPGITVGNTVRIYGIDIQLESSYRVTQIRHTCDDGGDYQNHFTAINFNGSPFSPQTDPDLVPNCKSQTAVVTANADPDGLSGVRVQMPWQQAKGETTPYIPLVQNYGGNARGSHIIPEIGDTVFVDFQGGNAELPIVVGTMTSNKEKSGFSTKDNSIKAWKFKHGQLFKFIEKVGIWLSDPSGNEIQLDEEGKNINVTSPETITIRAKNIVFEAGESITIKAGIDIDMSAGNNMRQEAGNNIDIRAEENIYEYGNNKTENIIETYTRNSHESTQFAEKVTINSTQENMLLESSQKSVEINSAEKSNLF, encoded by the coding sequence ATGGCTTTACAAACTGCAACCACGATTAAGATTGGTGAAACCCTTATTGGCAATTTCATCAATTTAGAAATTATTCAAAAAATCCATGACCATCACACCTTTTCGTTTGAAGTAAGACAAGACCTGCTGGTAGATGAATTTAAAAGCATAATGCCCGCTTCGCAGAAGTTCTACGGCGAAAAAGTAAGCATAGAAATAAAACCTATAGAAGGGCTTGACGAGCTTATAGGCACAGACCCCCGCGATTATATCATGCAGTTTTACGGAGTAGTAACCAGCGTAAAAATGCAGAAATCCCAAATTAAGGATATCGAAGAAACCTTTTTAATTCAGGGGCATAGTCTGTCAATACTTTTAGAAGACGGACCGCAGTTTAACTCTTTTACCTCCTTACCATTGCAGGATATTGTAAACAAGGTAAAATCCGGCTATGATATCGATATGGAAGTAAAACCCTATTATAAAGATACGCTGTCGTATACCGTGCAGTATAACGAAAGCAGTTTTGAATTCCTAAACCGTCTGGCAAAAAGACACGGACAGTGGTTTTACTACAACGGCAGGACCCTGATTTTTGGCAGTCCCGGCGGTATCGGCGGACAGCCAAAATTATACAGCGGTGTTAATATGCAGGATTTTCGATACGATATACAGCTGGCACCATCCAATTTTAAAATAATCGAAAATGACAACCGCAAGGGGGAATACGCAGCAGGCGAAACTTTAAAATACAGAAAAGAAGCCGATGGATTTCATCAAAACTTTATAAACAAATCCAATAAGATTTTTAATAAACAAACCCTTATCCAGCGCAATCAAAATGCTGTTGGGAGTAATGGCAGCACTACAGTCGAAGAATACGCCAAAAACAAAATGCGTTCTATTTTGGGCACTATGATGCAGGTTGAGGCCATTAGTGACCTGCCGGGAATCACCGTTGGAAATACGGTACGAATATACGGAATCGACATACAGCTGGAGAGTTCTTATCGTGTTACCCAAATTAGGCATACCTGCGATGACGGCGGGGATTACCAAAACCATTTTACAGCTATTAATTTCAACGGTTCCCCGTTCTCTCCCCAAACCGATCCTGATCTGGTGCCAAACTGCAAAAGCCAGACAGCTGTTGTAACGGCCAATGCAGACCCGGACGGACTTAGCGGTGTCAGGGTACAAATGCCGTGGCAGCAGGCCAAAGGCGAAACCACTCCCTATATACCGCTTGTTCAAAACTACGGAGGCAATGCCAGAGGTTCTCACATTATACCTGAAATAGGCGACACCGTTTTTGTAGATTTTCAAGGAGGCAATGCCGAGCTGCCTATCGTGGTAGGAACCATGACGAGCAATAAAGAGAAATCAGGTTTTTCTACAAAAGACAACAGCATAAAAGCCTGGAAATTTAAACATGGACAATTATTTAAGTTTATAGAAAAAGTAGGTATCTGGCTTTCAGACCCGAGTGGGAATGAGATTCAACTGGATGAAGAAGGCAAAAATATTAATGTGACAAGTCCTGAAACAATAACGATTCGTGCTAAAAATATTGTTTTTGAGGCTGGCGAAAGTATTACGATAAAAGCAGGAATTGATATTGATATGAGTGCAGGAAACAATATGAGACAGGAAGCAGGAAATAATATCGATATAAGGGCAGAGGAGAATATTTATGAATATGGAAATAACAAAACAGAAAATATAATAGAAACTTATACTCGAAACTCTCACGAATCTACCCAGTTTGCAGAGAAAGTTACTATTAACAGTACACAAGAGAATATGCTTTTAGAAAGTTCACAAAAAAGCGTAGAAATTAACAGTGCAGAAAAATCTAATTTATTCTAA
- a CDS encoding DUF5458 family protein has translation MSNKQAHQNNNTDTAVLERKVSGGSIEKNVEKLAKYGGFDLLEMAIEGVQNLNPDRKARRKIFLGETNKTKERETLKKTLELWSAVLSSNEALTDMVAQCEDKCKESEALLKKNLAKAVEDTREIEAAYRTVALFFKNTETEKVKNVTIVNADIEQLKDLDNTRFIDAIHSELVDNYDRLDLKNNYGILVIPGYLGSNKVIEKWAKIAHENKVMLVTDFEHLDEPDDVMEMFDAANLTGGDAYRSNVIMTCNWLVGRGRFDQIGENEDLHVAPSAALAGKIYKTLMSQVTAGKKFGGINEVDGVKFDLKKSEIANLENLGLVPMVNEYGKVMAFSAKTLFSGDNLGLQTYSVVRVFDYVTKVLMDFLNRRAFENFTAKTRKEIMNQIVAFLDGITGPDKLIENFEIRRFEQDPIQKDRIYMDIHMKPYFPAKNFLIKMDGHKGDDGTEWDTDYEQK, from the coding sequence ATGTCAAATAAACAAGCACATCAAAATAACAATACAGATACAGCGGTTTTAGAACGTAAAGTAAGCGGCGGATCTATTGAAAAAAACGTTGAAAAATTAGCTAAATATGGCGGATTCGATTTGCTAGAAATGGCTATTGAAGGCGTTCAGAACCTAAATCCGGACAGAAAAGCAAGAAGAAAAATTTTTCTTGGAGAAACCAATAAAACCAAAGAAAGAGAAACTTTAAAAAAGACTTTAGAATTATGGTCTGCAGTTTTAAGCAGCAATGAAGCTTTGACTGATATGGTGGCACAATGCGAGGATAAATGCAAAGAATCTGAAGCATTACTAAAAAAGAACCTTGCAAAAGCAGTTGAAGATACAAGAGAAATTGAAGCAGCTTACAGAACTGTTGCCCTATTCTTTAAAAATACCGAAACAGAAAAAGTTAAAAATGTTACGATTGTAAATGCTGACATTGAGCAGTTAAAAGATTTAGATAACACACGTTTTATCGATGCAATCCATTCAGAACTTGTAGATAATTATGATCGTTTAGACTTAAAAAACAATTACGGAATTTTAGTTATTCCAGGTTATTTAGGTTCGAATAAAGTAATCGAAAAATGGGCCAAAATAGCACACGAAAACAAAGTAATGCTGGTTACAGATTTCGAACATCTTGATGAACCGGATGATGTTATGGAAATGTTCGACGCAGCTAATTTAACAGGCGGAGATGCATACCGTTCTAATGTGATTATGACTTGTAACTGGCTGGTTGGACGTGGAAGATTTGACCAAATTGGCGAAAATGAAGATTTGCACGTGGCACCTTCAGCAGCATTGGCGGGTAAAATCTACAAAACTTTAATGTCTCAGGTTACTGCGGGTAAAAAATTCGGTGGAATAAACGAAGTCGACGGAGTAAAATTTGATTTAAAGAAAAGCGAAATCGCAAATCTTGAAAATCTAGGTTTGGTTCCGATGGTAAATGAGTACGGAAAAGTAATGGCTTTCTCTGCCAAAACATTATTCAGCGGAGACAATCTTGGGTTACAAACTTATTCTGTAGTTCGTGTTTTCGATTATGTGACAAAAGTATTAATGGATTTCCTTAATCGCCGTGCATTCGAAAACTTTACTGCAAAAACGCGTAAAGAGATTATGAATCAGATTGTTGCTTTCCTTGACGGAATCACTGGCCCGGATAAATTGATTGAGAATTTTGAAATCAGAAGATTTGAGCAGGACCCAATTCAGAAAGACAGAATCTATATGGATATTCATATGAAACCGTATTTCCCGGCTAAAAACTTCCTTATAAAAATGGATGGACATAAAGGAGATGACGGTACAGAATGGGATACTGATTACGAACAAAAGTAA
- a CDS encoding T6SS phospholipase effector Tle1-like catalytic domain-containing protein gives MSNVIFGEPRFVPPKKDNKEVNDVYMGVFFDGTSNNRQNIEGRRKDPELKNSYASNKDGSNTSYGNDNTNVDRLEKAYPKDNASHYYSVYVEGIGTKNPEKNDDGTLDYYGDFTRGQGYGTGETGLFEKVEKGCFDITRKLKKENEINIGTLYLDVFGFSRGATAARIFVNELYKKKVATDKKSYNLGYLGKAFEKLSYTVKPHRIKIRLLGIYDTVSSYGSDVFDDISKDKVPLKIPTVGFTVHLTAEDEFRKNFPLTTIASASSNSIELTLPGCHSDIGGGYKSGTETVILTETGSKIAEEKKYLLEQGWFKPEQLKELPSITPYYLEGTRFLSNKYSLVILHLMAEFGKRKFKIPWKYKILNKDYVIPDKLKKVKERIDAYAFGNKPKLKFYTSKQIELKRKKEWKNQKEIDDFNTMVADYYLLPDLRKKYLHCSANMDGIGMEPQMDNASNIIRKRKTISG, from the coding sequence ATGTCGAACGTAATATTTGGAGAACCACGATTTGTGCCTCCTAAAAAAGATAACAAAGAGGTCAATGATGTCTACATGGGCGTATTTTTTGATGGAACCTCAAATAATAGACAAAACATTGAAGGCAGGCGAAAAGATCCGGAATTAAAGAATAGTTATGCATCAAATAAAGATGGCTCAAATACCAGTTACGGCAATGATAACACAAATGTGGACCGACTAGAAAAAGCTTATCCAAAAGATAATGCATCTCATTATTATTCTGTATATGTTGAAGGGATAGGGACTAAAAACCCTGAAAAAAATGATGACGGAACACTCGATTATTACGGTGATTTTACACGTGGACAAGGATATGGTACGGGAGAAACCGGGCTCTTTGAAAAAGTTGAAAAAGGATGTTTTGATATTACTAGAAAATTAAAAAAAGAAAATGAAATAAATATAGGTACGTTATACCTAGATGTTTTTGGTTTTAGTCGTGGAGCTACAGCTGCCCGCATTTTTGTTAACGAGCTATATAAAAAGAAAGTGGCAACCGATAAAAAAAGTTATAATTTAGGTTATCTGGGTAAGGCTTTTGAGAAATTAAGTTATACTGTAAAGCCACATCGAATAAAAATCAGGCTTTTGGGCATTTATGATACAGTATCTTCTTATGGCAGTGATGTTTTTGATGATATTTCTAAAGATAAAGTACCATTAAAAATACCAACTGTCGGTTTTACAGTTCATTTAACTGCCGAAGACGAGTTTCGTAAAAATTTTCCGTTAACTACCATTGCTAGTGCTTCATCTAACAGCATAGAATTGACATTGCCGGGATGCCATTCAGATATTGGCGGAGGATACAAAAGTGGTACGGAAACAGTAATACTTACAGAAACAGGGTCTAAGATTGCTGAAGAAAAGAAGTATCTACTGGAGCAGGGATGGTTTAAACCCGAACAACTCAAAGAATTACCAAGTATAACGCCCTATTATTTAGAAGGTACAAGATTTCTTAGTAATAAATATAGCCTGGTAATCTTGCATTTAATGGCAGAATTTGGAAAACGAAAATTTAAAATTCCATGGAAATATAAAATTCTTAACAAAGATTATGTGATCCCTGACAAATTAAAAAAAGTTAAAGAAAGAATAGATGCTTATGCATTTGGTAATAAACCTAAATTAAAATTCTATACCAGTAAGCAAATAGAATTAAAACGAAAAAAAGAATGGAAGAATCAAAAAGAAATAGATGATTTTAATACCATGGTAGCAGATTATTATCTATTACCCGATTTGCGTAAAAAATATTTGCATTGTTCTGCTAATATGGATGGTATAGGTATGGAACCTCAAATGGATAATGCGAGTAATATTATTAGAAAACGCAAAACAATATCTGGATAA